The Oryzias melastigma strain HK-1 linkage group LG13, ASM292280v2, whole genome shotgun sequence genome window below encodes:
- the lrrc51 gene encoding leucine rich repeat containing 51, whose product MFGGPVDLSFKNISKLTDAWTEEPRSSLRPVKRNSENKYLCCSLRLSNNNITDLLDLERTVSHFLAEPARLAWLDLSFNKITHIDQILCRLHELRVLYLHGNNIHILSEVERLGELQHLHSITLHGNPIETNKTYRNRVICALPRLKSMDFSAVTSQERVLAKMRHRSRTRSEDNRQ is encoded by the exons ATGTTTGGAGGCCCCGTTGATCtatcttttaaaaacatcagcAAGTTAACAG ATGCTTGGACAGAGGAACCCAGAAGCAGCCTTCGGCCTGTAAAAAGAAACTCAGagaacaaatatttgtgttgttcTCTGCGCCTGAGTAACAACAACATTACCGACTTGCTTGACCTTGAGAGAACTGTTAGTCATTTCCTCGCAGAGCCTGCTCGCCTTGCTTGGCTTGATCTTTCCTTCAACAAGATTACCCACATTGACCAG ATCTTATGCAGGCTGCATGAACTGCGCGTGCTGTATCTTCATGGGAACAACATTCATATTCTGTCAGAGGTGGAGAGGCTGGGggagcttcagcatcttcactcCATCACTTTACATGGGAACCCCATAGAAACCAACAAGACGTATAG AAATCGAGTGATTTGTGCATTGCCTCGCTTAAAGTCAATGGACTTCAGTGCAGTGACGAGCCAGGAGCGCGTTTTGGCAAAGATGAGGCATCGAAGCAGGACCCGCAGTGAGGACAACCGCCAGTGA
- the lamtor1 gene encoding ragulator complex protein LAMTOR1, with protein MGCCYSSENDGTSQDPDEIKPLIPHPNPISKPPNGIDGFNPIVPPARTDDQAILTSILTKAAQNIIDVSAADSVVMEQHEYMDKARQYNTKLTTVSTSLPQKKALTLPSLTTQPHQVLASDLVPYSDIQQVSKIAAYAYSAISQIKVDAKEELVVQFAIP; from the exons ATGGGTTGCTGTTACAGCAGCGAGAACGACGGCACAAGTCAG GACCCTGATGAAATTAAGCCCCTGATCCCCCACCCAAACCCCATCAGCAAGCCTCCAAATGGGATAGACGGGTTCAATCCGATTGTCCCACCAGCACGGACAGATGACCAGGCCATTCTCACATCCATCCTGACCAAGGCAGCACA gaACATCATTGATGTCTCAGCAGCAGATTCTGTTGTTATGGAGCAGCATGAATACATGGACAAAGCCAGGCAATACAA TACAAAGTTGACTACGGTGAGCACCAGCCTACCACAGAAGAAGGCACTAACCCTCCCCTCACTCACCACCCAGCCCCACCAAGTGCTTGCAAGTGATCTGGTGCCATATTCAGATATTCAACAG GTGTCCAAGATAGCTGCTTATGCTTACAGTGCAATCTCTCAAATCAAAGTGGATGCTAAAGAGGAACTGGTGGTCCAGTTTGCCATTCCTTGA
- the sfrp2l gene encoding secreted frizzled-related protein 2-like, whose product MFVFLLSLLALPLAAPHAGGSVALAPLGQPSLRSVCKPIPSTLSLCHGIGYRRMWIPNLLGHDSLREAQQQSAAWLPLVSKLCHGDTKKFLCSLFAPVCLPELSSPVSPCRSLCEAVRDGCVPVMSAFGFPWPEMFNCSRFPRGTELCIPATEAREGRTEEEVRHEEELKGSIICDVCSLAAEGEGDIQENFCHSPYALKIRLDSVSTVGRDRQLVPHARSRILRWAGGGAERVQEFGSAMIYGALWLQEGGSCICPGLDAGRVKEDAESAEGQMDRKEIKDGGKVEKATPGGWFLTLAQAEEGRLVLTRLVRWTRGDRELRKFIRALIKKPCPEV is encoded by the exons atgtttgttttcctgctcaGCCTGCTGGCTCTGCCGCTTGCGGCTCCTCACGCCGGCGGCAGCGTGGCTCTGGCCCCGCTCGGACAGCCATCCCTCCGCTCCGTGTGCAAACCCATCCCGAGCACCCTGTCGTTGTGTCACGGCATCGGCTACCGACGCATGTGGATCCCCAACCTGCTCGGTCACGACAGCCTGCGAGAGGCACAGCAGCAGTCCGCGGCCTGGCTGCCCCTCGTCTCCAAGCTGTGCCACGGGGACACCAAGAAGTTCCTCTGCTCCCTGTTCGCGCCCGTCTGCCTGCCGGAGCTCAGCAGCCCCGTCAGCCCCTGCAGGAGCCTGTGCGAGGCCGTGCGGGACGGATGCGTGCCCGTCATGAGCGCCTTTGGCTTCCCCTGGCCAGAGATGTTCAACTGCTCCCGGTTCCCCCGGGGAACCGAGCTCTGCATCCCGGCAACCGAGGCGCGCGAGGGGCGGACTGAAGAGGAGGTCCGGCACGAGGAGGAGCTCAAGG GGAGCATCATTTGCGATGTGTGCAGTCTGGCTGCAGAGGGAGAAGGTGACATCCAAGAAAACTTCTGCCACAGTCCGTACG CCTTGAAGATCCGTCTGGACAGCGTGTCTACAGTGGGACGGGACCGCCAGCTGGTGCCCCATGCCCGCAGCCGCATCCTCCGGTGGGCAGGCGGAGGCGCAGAGAGGGTTCAGGAATTTGGAAGTGCAATGATCTATGGCGCTCTGTGGCTGCAAGAGGGCGGCAGCTGTATCTGCCCCGGACTGGACGCTGGAAGGGTCAAAGAAGATGCAGAGTCGGCTGAGGGGCAGATGGATAGGAAGGAAATCAAAGATGGAGGGAAAGTGGAGAAAGCAACCCCTGGTGGGTGGTTCTTAACCTTGGCTCAGGCTGAGGAGGGAAGACTGGTGCTGACTCGACTGGTGAGGTGGACCAGAGGGGACAGAGAACTCAGGAAGTTCATCAGAGCGCTCATCAAAAAACCTTGTCCAGAAGTTTAA